A single Methylomonas koyamae DNA region contains:
- a CDS encoding HNH endonuclease, translating to MWNRQAGICPVCGQKITTETGWHSYHTVWRSLGGSDGLDNRVLLHPDCHRQVHWQASTV from the coding sequence CTGTGGAATCGACAGGCCGGTATCTGCCCTGTCTGTGGGCAGAAAATTACCACAGAAACTGGTTGGCACAGCTATCATACCGTTTGGCGGTCACTGGGTGGTTCGGATGGATTGGATAACCGGGTACTGTTACATCCCGATTGTCATAGACAAGTTCACTGGCAAGCCAGCACCGTGTGA